One Phycisphaera mikurensis NBRC 102666 DNA window includes the following coding sequences:
- a CDS encoding D-sedoheptulose-7-phosphate isomerase: MKPHAGSTSDFIRGLGSVLLGTIGSRRGEGAEAALLGVDDAVAAAYEILGRAKGERRTVFALGNGGSQVVAQHVEMDLANRARMRARSFSSTPVVTALCNDHCHEEAYERLLGTQADRGDVLLAISSSGVSRNILAAARSGRRMGMRVITFSGFDADNPLRTAGDLNLWVDSHEYGLVELAHETLVHRLSDLCVAAEEAEQAAGAAAEANARVAEAHAAGSHAAGTQAILGAGARLNGHAARG; the protein is encoded by the coding sequence ATGAAACCCCACGCCGGCAGCACCTCCGACTTCATCCGCGGCCTCGGCTCGGTCCTGCTCGGAACGATCGGAAGCCGCCGCGGCGAGGGGGCGGAGGCGGCGTTGCTGGGTGTAGACGACGCCGTCGCCGCCGCGTACGAGATCCTCGGGCGGGCCAAGGGAGAACGCCGCACCGTCTTCGCCCTGGGCAACGGCGGCTCGCAGGTCGTCGCGCAGCACGTGGAGATGGACCTGGCCAACCGGGCCCGCATGCGTGCCCGGTCGTTCAGCTCGACACCAGTCGTCACCGCCCTGTGCAACGACCACTGCCACGAGGAGGCGTACGAGCGGCTGCTCGGGACCCAGGCGGACCGCGGCGACGTCCTGCTCGCGATCTCGTCCTCGGGCGTCAGCCGCAACATCCTCGCGGCCGCAAGATCCGGCCGGAGGATGGGGATGCGGGTGATCACCTTCAGCGGCTTCGATGCCGACAACCCGCTTCGGACCGCCGGCGACCTGAACCTTTGGGTTGATTCCCACGAGTACGGCCTCGTCGAGCTTGCGCACGAGACCCTCGTCCACCGCCTCTCGGACCTCTGCGTCGCCGCGGAGGAAGCCGAGCAGGCGGCCGGAGCGGCGGCCGAGGCCAACGCCCGCGTTGCAGAAGCGCACGCCGCGGGGTCGCACGCCGCGGGGACGCAAGCGATCCTCGGCGCCGGAGCCCGGCTCAACGGCCACGCCGCCCGCGGCTGA
- the egtD gene encoding L-histidine N(alpha)-methyltransferase, with amino-acid sequence MTACSPATARQIAPAGSALLRDAVEGLTGPGQKTLPCKHLYDARGVELFERITALPEYYPTRTELAILRENLPRIAAELGPGVRLVEPGSGSSTKTRELLAALGDPSEYVPIDIAPEFLAAGKASLARALPGLRVTPVRADFTAPLSLPPAPGGAHRTVVFFPGSTLGNFGPAEAKRLVDHLAELAGVGGGGALLIGLDRIKPPAELLPAYDDDAGVTAAFNLNLLHRLNREAGRTVLAPGCFRHEARWNAAAAAVEMHLVAEHPLEAELGGRPIHFDAGESIHTESSHKFGDAAIGRLFAGWRVQAFEDASRRFGLYLVTAGRSAAS; translated from the coding sequence GTGACCGCCTGCTCCCCCGCGACCGCCCGCCAGATTGCCCCCGCGGGGAGCGCACTGCTCCGCGATGCGGTGGAGGGGTTGACGGGTCCCGGGCAGAAGACGCTGCCCTGCAAGCACCTCTACGACGCCCGGGGCGTCGAGCTCTTCGAGCGGATCACCGCGCTGCCGGAGTACTACCCGACCCGGACCGAGCTGGCGATCCTCCGCGAGAACCTCCCGCGGATCGCGGCGGAGCTGGGGCCGGGGGTCCGCCTGGTGGAGCCCGGTTCGGGCAGCTCCACCAAGACGCGGGAGCTGCTCGCGGCGCTTGGGGACCCGTCGGAGTACGTGCCCATCGACATCGCGCCCGAGTTCCTCGCCGCCGGCAAGGCATCGCTCGCCCGGGCGCTGCCGGGGCTGCGGGTGACGCCGGTGCGGGCCGACTTCACCGCCCCGCTTTCGCTGCCCCCAGCGCCCGGGGGGGCACACCGCACGGTCGTGTTCTTCCCCGGCTCGACGCTGGGCAACTTCGGACCGGCGGAAGCGAAACGGCTCGTCGACCACCTCGCGGAGCTCGCCGGCGTCGGCGGCGGCGGCGCGCTGCTGATCGGCCTCGATCGGATCAAGCCCCCCGCCGAGCTGCTGCCCGCCTACGACGACGACGCCGGGGTGACCGCCGCTTTCAACCTGAACCTGCTGCACCGGCTTAACCGGGAGGCGGGCCGGACCGTGCTCGCCCCCGGCTGCTTCCGCCACGAGGCGCGCTGGAACGCCGCGGCGGCGGCCGTGGAGATGCACCTGGTCGCGGAGCATCCGCTCGAAGCCGAGCTGGGCGGTCGGCCCATCCATTTCGACGCCGGCGAGTCGATCCACACCGAGAGCAGCCACAAGTTCGGCGACGCCGCGATTGGGCGGCTCTTCGCGGGCTGGCGGGTGCAAGCTTTCGAGGACGCAAGCCGCCGCTTCGGGCTCTATCTCGTGACGGCGGGGCGTTCCGCGGCGTCGTAG
- a CDS encoding HAD family hydrolase: MLFDLDDTLLDTSDSATRVWRQTAEAFAGEIGRPVAEFGPVLDAARRWYWSDPERNRLGRLDVQRSRVEVTLRGLRELGHDGGNARGLAERFAGHYAAHRVRSMRFFPGALGTLRAFRAAGIKLALITNGDAAAQREKVTRFGLAPLFEGVFIEGELGYGKPDPRVFAAALRACGGVDPAGAWCVGDHLGWEVRAAQELGLVGVWVDWRGEGLPEAGPRSGITPDRTVRRVAELQDVLAGA; encoded by the coding sequence GTGCTATTCGACCTCGACGACACGCTGCTGGACACCAGCGACTCCGCCACCCGCGTCTGGCGGCAGACCGCCGAGGCATTCGCCGGCGAGATCGGCCGGCCGGTCGCGGAGTTCGGGCCCGTGCTCGACGCCGCCCGCCGCTGGTACTGGTCGGACCCCGAGCGCAACCGCCTGGGCCGGCTGGACGTGCAGCGGTCGCGGGTGGAGGTGACGCTGCGGGGCCTCCGCGAGCTCGGCCACGACGGCGGGAACGCCCGTGGCCTGGCGGAACGCTTCGCCGGGCACTACGCCGCCCACCGGGTGCGGTCGATGCGCTTCTTCCCCGGGGCCCTCGGCACGCTGCGGGCCTTCCGGGCCGCCGGCATCAAGCTGGCGCTGATCACCAACGGCGACGCGGCGGCCCAGCGGGAGAAGGTCACGCGCTTCGGGCTCGCTCCGCTTTTCGAGGGCGTTTTCATCGAGGGCGAGCTGGGTTACGGCAAGCCCGACCCGCGGGTCTTCGCGGCGGCGCTGCGGGCCTGCGGCGGCGTCGACCCCGCCGGGGCGTGGTGCGTCGGGGACCACCTCGGCTGGGAGGTTCGGGCCGCGCAGGAGCTGGGACTCGTGGGCGTCTGGGTCGACTGGCGAGGGGAGGGCCTGCCGGAGGCGGGCCCGCGGTCGGGCATCACCCCCGACCGGACCGTCCGCCGTGTGGCGGAGCTGCAGGACGTCCTCGCCGGGGCTTGA
- a CDS encoding crossover junction endodeoxyribonuclease RuvC, with protein sequence MTADAVRILGIDPGLRLTGYAVVEAAPGRWDPALVEAGVIRLDADASVERRLVQLRDDVREVIAELRPGRGAVETLFAHVKHPRTAILMGHARGVILLELAAAGLPVGQLTATAVKKSLTGGGHASKGQVQRAVQSQLGLAAPPEPPDVADAIAIALCAGRRLATGR encoded by the coding sequence TTGACCGCGGACGCCGTCCGCATCCTGGGCATCGACCCGGGCCTGCGCCTCACGGGCTACGCCGTGGTGGAGGCGGCGCCGGGGCGTTGGGACCCGGCGCTGGTCGAAGCCGGCGTGATCCGGCTCGACGCGGACGCGTCCGTCGAGCGCAGGCTCGTGCAGCTGCGGGACGACGTGCGGGAGGTGATCGCCGAGCTGCGGCCCGGGCGTGGGGCGGTCGAGACGCTCTTCGCCCACGTGAAGCACCCCCGGACGGCCATCCTCATGGGCCACGCCCGCGGCGTGATCCTCCTGGAGCTGGCGGCCGCGGGCCTGCCGGTCGGCCAGCTCACCGCGACCGCCGTGAAGAAGAGCCTCACCGGCGGCGGTCACGCCAGCAAGGGGCAGGTGCAGCGGGCGGTGCAGTCGCAGCTGGGCCTCGCCGCGCCGCCGGAGCCGCCGGACGTCGCCGACGCCATCGCGATCGCGCTGTGCGCCGGCCGCCGCCTCGCCACCGGGCGGTGA
- a CDS encoding sugar transferase: MTAAALPHAAARAQARRRSRSRVARTPVGKRAFDLLAVVGTAPLWMPVAVAIALAVGLTSPGPVLFAQHRYTRGGRRFVLLKFRTMAAAAPLDPVADPEWSYAHKLRRDPRVTPVGRWLRRASLDELPQLWNVFVGEMSLVGPRPLPVAERGDYGRAFARYCRVTPGLTGLWQVSGRSDLPYEAKARLDTRYARNRSWRLDAWILLRTFRAVATGRGAY; the protein is encoded by the coding sequence GTGACGGCCGCGGCGCTTCCACACGCCGCGGCGCGGGCGCAGGCACGCCGCCGCTCGCGCTCCCGCGTCGCCCGCACGCCGGTGGGCAAGCGGGCCTTCGACCTGCTCGCGGTCGTCGGCACCGCCCCGCTGTGGATGCCCGTCGCGGTGGCGATCGCGCTCGCCGTCGGGCTCACCTCGCCGGGCCCGGTGCTCTTCGCTCAGCACCGCTACACCCGCGGCGGCCGGCGTTTCGTGCTCTTGAAGTTCCGCACGATGGCGGCCGCGGCGCCGCTGGATCCCGTCGCCGATCCCGAGTGGTCGTACGCCCACAAGCTGCGGCGCGACCCGCGGGTGACGCCGGTGGGGCGGTGGCTGCGCCGGGCGTCGCTCGACGAGCTGCCGCAGCTTTGGAACGTCTTCGTCGGGGAGATGTCGCTGGTCGGGCCGCGGCCGCTGCCGGTGGCGGAGCGGGGCGACTACGGCCGGGCGTTCGCCCGCTACTGCCGGGTCACGCCGGGCTTGACCGGCCTGTGGCAGGTGAGCGGACGCAGCGACCTGCCTTACGAGGCGAAGGCGCGGCTGGACACCCGCTACGCGCGGAACCGCTCGTGGCGGTTGGATGCGTGGATCCTGCTCCGCACCTTCCGCGCCGTCGCGACCGGAAGGGGTGCCTATTGA
- a CDS encoding PAS domain-containing protein: MAQSPPPDAPEPEPAAGEARAALAQVRAERDALQDRCDRLQAALDAACDGVWDADLVSGRVRFSAGWGRMLGFEPGELEPTVSQVMALTHPDDRDRVERTFHHHLAAANDAGYRLAFRLVHRRGHPVEVVSRGRALRDAAGRPVRFIGTHADVTQAVREAEALRADRAAAEAARRAAERVAAQVVGEARGALDRLDAADGGADGRRTPAVRDALAGAAATLDDAETLLKLRTRPPRPRRAALDLDELMAEVEADAAARAGAGGAAVTCRRLGGAAGCCVSDRGLLAEALGRLIRHAIQTRPGAAVHLVAEPGEARGTDHREEAIAFRVTGGAGGDGGLHLALAERLITLLGGTLRHREEPETGPAGDARPAGWSHGFTLRFPAAAATPAPSGSSRQRGPADGQAAAEAAAGFAAEAAWEAAARVAVATEAVAPDPPGPHPPSPAALVEREVLALHAAGELSAAAHRIEHARRSAESALHAAAATRARPAERPG; the protein is encoded by the coding sequence ATGGCCCAATCCCCTCCGCCGGACGCGCCCGAACCCGAACCCGCCGCGGGGGAGGCCCGGGCGGCTCTAGCGCAGGTGCGGGCCGAGCGCGACGCCTTGCAGGATCGCTGCGACCGGCTGCAGGCGGCGCTGGACGCCGCTTGCGACGGCGTCTGGGACGCCGACCTGGTCAGCGGCCGCGTCCGCTTCTCCGCCGGCTGGGGGCGGATGCTGGGCTTCGAGCCCGGGGAGCTGGAGCCCACGGTGTCGCAGGTGATGGCGCTCACGCACCCCGACGACCGCGACCGCGTCGAACGCACCTTCCACCACCACCTCGCGGCGGCCAACGACGCCGGCTACCGGCTCGCTTTCCGGCTGGTGCACCGCAGGGGCCACCCGGTCGAGGTGGTCTCCCGCGGGCGGGCGCTGCGTGACGCGGCGGGGCGGCCGGTCCGCTTCATCGGCACCCACGCCGACGTCACGCAGGCGGTCCGCGAGGCGGAGGCGCTGCGGGCGGACCGTGCCGCCGCCGAGGCGGCCCGCCGCGCCGCGGAGCGCGTCGCCGCGCAGGTCGTCGGCGAAGCCCGCGGAGCGCTCGACCGCCTGGACGCCGCGGACGGCGGGGCGGACGGGAGGCGAACGCCCGCGGTCCGCGACGCCCTGGCGGGAGCCGCCGCGACGCTCGACGACGCCGAAACGCTCTTGAAGCTCCGCACCCGGCCGCCGCGGCCGCGGCGGGCCGCGTTGGACCTCGACGAGCTGATGGCGGAGGTGGAGGCCGACGCTGCGGCGCGTGCCGGGGCCGGGGGCGCGGCGGTGACCTGCCGCCGGCTCGGCGGCGCGGCCGGATGCTGCGTCAGCGACCGCGGGCTGCTCGCGGAGGCGCTCGGTCGGCTGATCCGGCACGCGATCCAGACGCGGCCCGGGGCCGCGGTTCATCTCGTCGCGGAGCCGGGCGAGGCCCGCGGCACCGACCACCGCGAGGAGGCGATCGCGTTCCGCGTGACCGGCGGCGCCGGCGGCGACGGCGGCCTGCACCTGGCGCTCGCGGAGCGGCTGATCACGCTGCTCGGCGGGACGCTGCGGCACCGCGAAGAGCCCGAGACCGGCCCCGCCGGCGACGCCCGGCCCGCCGGCTGGAGCCACGGCTTCACCCTCCGGTTCCCGGCCGCCGCCGCCACCCCCGCTCCGTCCGGGAGCTCCAGGCAGCGCGGGCCTGCCGACGGGCAGGCCGCCGCCGAAGCCGCCGCGGGCTTCGCCGCCGAGGCCGCCTGGGAGGCCGCCGCCCGGGTCGCGGTTGCCACCGAGGCGGTGGCGCCCGATCCGCCCGGGCCGCATCCGCCCAGCCCGGCGGCGCTCGTCGAGCGGGAGGTGCTCGCGCTGCACGCGGCCGGCGAGCTCTCCGCGGCGGCCCACCGGATCGAGCACGCCCGACGCAGCGCCGAGTCGGCGCTCCACGCGGCGGCGGCGACCCGGGCACGCCCCGCCGAGCGGCCGGGCTGA
- a CDS encoding succinylglutamate desuccinylase/aspartoacylase family protein, translating to MSAYSFAGHKIPPGRTVDLRLPISERYTGDAIHLPVRVIRGKKPGPKVFVTAAVHGEELNGMGVVHDLMYGEPLALGRGTLALLPVVNIFGVETQSRYMPDRRDLNRCFPGVASGSLTSRVARTVFDALCGFDFGIDLHTAAALRTNFPNVRGDFSQAPIRRLARAFGCELMVNGKGPDGAFRREMVRAGCPTVVVEAGEPLKIEPGVLEVGLRGVRNVLKELDMLAGEPELPGFQVRIDKTAWVRATVGGILRFHVTPGQAVDAGQPIATNASVFGEANNVLEAPVDGVVLGMTTLPLVKPGEPVVHLATLSGRQLSRLRQSRREGGDDTGKKVRRQLATNITVADVDTAEREVNPPTPDEA from the coding sequence ATGAGCGCCTACTCCTTCGCCGGCCACAAGATCCCCCCGGGCCGGACGGTCGACCTCCGCCTCCCCATCTCCGAGCGGTACACCGGCGACGCGATCCACCTGCCGGTCCGCGTGATCCGCGGGAAGAAGCCCGGGCCGAAGGTGTTCGTCACCGCCGCGGTGCACGGCGAGGAGCTCAACGGGATGGGCGTCGTCCACGACCTCATGTACGGCGAGCCCCTGGCGCTCGGGCGCGGCACGCTGGCGCTGCTGCCGGTGGTGAACATCTTCGGGGTCGAGACCCAGTCGCGCTACATGCCCGACCGCCGCGACCTCAACCGGTGCTTCCCGGGCGTGGCCAGCGGGTCGCTGACCAGCCGCGTCGCCCGCACCGTCTTCGACGCCCTGTGCGGCTTCGACTTCGGCATCGACCTGCACACCGCGGCGGCCCTGCGGACCAACTTCCCCAACGTCCGCGGCGACTTCAGCCAGGCGCCGATCCGCCGGCTCGCCAGGGCCTTCGGCTGCGAGCTGATGGTCAACGGCAAGGGACCCGACGGGGCGTTCCGCCGCGAGATGGTCCGGGCGGGCTGCCCGACCGTGGTGGTCGAGGCGGGCGAGCCGCTGAAGATCGAGCCCGGCGTGCTGGAGGTCGGGCTGCGGGGCGTGCGGAACGTGCTCAAGGAGCTGGACATGCTCGCTGGCGAGCCGGAGCTGCCCGGCTTCCAGGTCCGGATCGACAAGACCGCCTGGGTCCGGGCGACGGTCGGGGGGATCCTGCGGTTCCACGTCACCCCGGGCCAGGCGGTCGACGCCGGCCAGCCGATCGCGACCAACGCGAGCGTCTTCGGCGAGGCGAACAACGTGCTGGAGGCGCCGGTCGATGGCGTGGTGCTGGGCATGACGACGCTGCCGCTGGTCAAGCCCGGGGAGCCGGTGGTGCACCTGGCGACCCTGTCGGGGCGGCAGCTGTCGCGGCTGCGTCAGTCGCGCCGCGAGGGCGGCGACGACACCGGCAAGAAGGTGCGACGCCAGCTCGCGACCAACATCACCGTGGCGGACGTGGACACGGCCGAGCGCGAGGTGAACCCGCCGACGCCCGACGAGGCCTGA
- a CDS encoding aspartate kinase — protein MPETPALTVAKFGGTSLADADAIRRCVEIVRADPARRVVVPSAPGKRHGDDPKVTDLLYLCHDHAERGLPFAAVFERIRERFRGISAGLDLGAAFAARLGAALDAAEAGIREHAGRGPDFAASRGEALNGLVLAEALGFACADAAGVIRFAHDGRLDAGETRRLLREARGSAGAGLVVPGFYGADAGGTVRTFSRGGSDVTGAAVAAALDAAVYENWTDVSGLLMADPRVVDAPRSIERVTYRELRELSYMGATVLHPEAVFPVRAAGIPVNIRNTSEPAHPGTLIVSAVPPGEEPPGAPPITGVAGKRGYTAIQLEKALMNEAIGYGERVLSVLRRHGVSFEHVPSGIDTLSVVVSDAEVDGKLVALVDDLQRELEPDALEVDTDLALIATVGRRMRTRPGMAATLFGALGAAGVNIRMIDQGSSELNIIVGVNESDFEAAVRAIYAAFVIG, from the coding sequence ATGCCGGAAACGCCCGCCCTCACCGTCGCCAAGTTCGGCGGAACGTCGCTGGCCGACGCCGACGCCATCCGCCGCTGCGTGGAGATCGTCCGGGCCGACCCCGCCCGGCGCGTGGTCGTCCCCTCGGCGCCCGGCAAGCGGCACGGGGACGACCCCAAGGTCACCGACCTGCTCTACCTCTGCCACGACCACGCCGAGCGGGGCTTGCCTTTCGCGGCGGTCTTTGAGCGGATCCGCGAACGCTTCCGCGGGATCTCCGCCGGGCTGGACCTCGGCGCCGCCTTCGCTGCCCGCCTCGGGGCGGCGTTGGACGCGGCCGAGGCGGGCATCCGCGAGCACGCCGGCCGCGGGCCGGACTTCGCCGCCAGCCGCGGCGAGGCGCTCAACGGCCTCGTGCTCGCGGAGGCCCTGGGCTTCGCCTGCGCCGACGCCGCGGGGGTGATCCGGTTCGCGCACGACGGCCGCCTCGACGCCGGCGAGACCCGCCGGCTCCTCCGGGAGGCCCGCGGGTCCGCGGGCGCCGGGTTGGTCGTGCCCGGCTTCTATGGCGCCGACGCCGGCGGGACCGTCAGGACCTTCAGCCGCGGCGGCTCCGACGTCACCGGCGCGGCGGTCGCGGCGGCGCTCGACGCGGCGGTGTACGAGAACTGGACCGACGTCTCGGGACTGCTCATGGCGGACCCGCGCGTCGTCGACGCCCCCCGCAGCATCGAGCGGGTGACCTACCGCGAGCTGCGGGAGCTTTCGTACATGGGTGCCACCGTGCTCCACCCCGAGGCGGTCTTCCCCGTTCGCGCCGCGGGAATCCCGGTGAACATCCGCAACACGAGCGAACCGGCTCACCCCGGCACGCTGATCGTCTCCGCCGTGCCGCCGGGGGAGGAGCCCCCCGGCGCTCCCCCGATCACCGGCGTCGCGGGGAAGCGCGGCTACACCGCGATCCAGCTGGAGAAGGCGCTCATGAACGAGGCGATCGGCTACGGCGAGCGGGTGCTCTCGGTGCTGCGACGCCACGGGGTTTCGTTCGAGCACGTGCCCTCGGGCATCGACACGCTCTCGGTGGTCGTGTCCGACGCCGAGGTCGACGGCAAGCTCGTGGCGCTCGTGGACGACCTGCAGCGTGAGCTCGAACCCGACGCCCTCGAGGTCGACACGGACCTGGCGCTGATCGCCACCGTCGGCCGCCGCATGCGAACCCGCCCCGGCATGGCCGCGACGCTCTTCGGTGCGCTGGGCGCGGCGGGCGTGAACATCCGGATGATCGACCAGGGCTCCAGCGAGCTGAACATCATCGTCGGCGTCAACGAGAGCGACTTCGAGGCGGCCGTGCGGGCGATCTACGCGGCCTTCGTGATCGGCTAG
- a CDS encoding helix-turn-helix domain-containing protein, with product MATKLKNRKLYHVHLTDDEREQLTTLVRSGRVAGWKIQRAQALLKCDESPGAPAWTDEQIAEAFDAGVRTVEGWRKKAVEDGPLSLLERKPQDRAMQRKLDGVGEAQLVTIACSDPPEGHDRWSLRLLAGRLVELKVVDSISREAVRCALQKTV from the coding sequence ATGGCCACGAAGCTCAAGAATCGGAAGCTCTACCACGTCCACCTCACCGACGACGAGCGGGAGCAGCTGACCACGCTGGTCCGCAGCGGCCGCGTTGCCGGCTGGAAGATCCAGCGGGCGCAAGCCCTGCTCAAGTGCGACGAATCGCCCGGCGCTCCGGCCTGGACCGACGAGCAGATCGCCGAGGCTTTCGACGCGGGTGTCCGCACTGTGGAGGGCTGGCGGAAGAAGGCTGTCGAGGACGGTCCGCTCTCGTTGCTCGAACGCAAGCCTCAAGACCGCGCGATGCAACGCAAGCTCGACGGCGTAGGCGAAGCTCAGCTGGTGACGATCGCCTGCTCGGACCCGCCCGAGGGCCATGATCGCTGGAGCCTCCGCCTCCTGGCCGGCCGGCTGGTGGAGCTGAAGGTGGTGGACTCGATCAGCCGCGAAGCGGTGCGGTGCGCTCTTCAAAAAACGGTCTGA
- a CDS encoding cysteine desulfurase family protein, which yields MQNTRPSSSNPPPPAAAEGGSSRRVYLDSNATTRPSAAAVAAARRGMEEAWGNPSSVHRTGQAARRAMELARAQVATLIGAKPAEVVFTSGGTEANRLALEGVLQLATGRGQPAVLLTTPVEHAAVREPAAALERRGVAVRRLPVDGHGVLDPDDLAAAYGEAPEEAAVLASVHWANNETGVIQPIEALAAVAAAAAADRAATTRFHTDATQAVGKLPVDLRTGGPLDGVDLLTLSAHKLYAVKGSGALFVRRRVRLAGVASGGPQERGLRAGTENLAGILALGAAADESAAYLADPAASAGLAARRDRFEAAVRAAMPGAVVPAGGARFGRLANTANIAFPGLLAEAILLGLSERGVDASAGAACSSGSLEPSPVLLAMGLAEPLAHGSVRFSLSRHTTDAELDEAVAALAATVGRLGRLLPTG from the coding sequence ATGCAGAACACGCGGCCCTCCTCCTCGAACCCGCCGCCCCCCGCCGCCGCAGAGGGAGGCTCGTCCCGCCGCGTGTACCTGGACAGCAACGCGACGACGCGGCCGTCGGCGGCGGCGGTGGCGGCCGCCCGCCGGGGGATGGAGGAGGCCTGGGGCAACCCCTCCAGCGTGCACCGAACGGGGCAGGCGGCGCGCCGGGCGATGGAGCTCGCGCGGGCGCAAGTGGCCACGCTGATCGGGGCCAAGCCCGCCGAGGTGGTCTTCACCTCCGGCGGGACCGAGGCGAACCGGCTGGCCCTCGAGGGCGTGCTGCAGCTGGCGACCGGGCGGGGCCAGCCGGCGGTGCTGCTGACCACGCCGGTGGAGCACGCCGCGGTGCGGGAGCCCGCCGCGGCGTTGGAGCGGCGGGGCGTGGCCGTCCGGCGGCTGCCGGTGGACGGCCACGGCGTGCTCGATCCCGACGACCTCGCGGCGGCCTACGGCGAAGCCCCCGAGGAAGCGGCCGTGCTCGCGAGCGTGCACTGGGCGAACAACGAGACCGGCGTGATCCAGCCGATCGAGGCGCTCGCGGCCGTGGCCGCCGCCGCCGCGGCCGATCGGGCCGCGACGACACGCTTCCACACCGACGCGACGCAGGCGGTCGGCAAGCTCCCGGTGGACCTCCGCACCGGCGGCCCGCTCGACGGCGTGGATCTGCTGACCCTCTCCGCGCACAAGCTCTACGCGGTCAAGGGCAGCGGCGCCCTGTTCGTGCGGCGGCGCGTCCGCCTGGCGGGCGTCGCGTCCGGCGGGCCGCAGGAGCGTGGGCTGCGGGCGGGCACCGAGAACCTGGCGGGCATCCTCGCGCTCGGGGCCGCGGCGGACGAGTCCGCGGCCTACCTGGCGGATCCCGCCGCGTCGGCCGGGCTCGCCGCCCGGCGGGACCGCTTCGAGGCCGCCGTCCGCGCGGCCATGCCCGGGGCGGTGGTCCCCGCTGGAGGCGCCCGCTTCGGCCGCCTCGCCAACACCGCCAACATCGCCTTCCCGGGCCTGCTCGCCGAGGCGATCCTCCTGGGCCTCTCCGAGCGCGGCGTCGACGCGAGCGCGGGCGCCGCCTGCTCCAGCGGTTCGCTCGAGCCCTCGCCGGTCCTGCTGGCGATGGGCCTCGCCGAGCCGCTTGCGCACGGGTCGGTCCGCTTCTCGCTGTCCCGCCACACCACCGACGCGGAGCTCGACGAGGCGGTCGCCGCGCTCGCCGCCACCGTCGGACGCCTCGGCCGGCTGCTGCCGACGGGCTGA
- a CDS encoding glycosyltransferase: MGSGWRGSSTRNDTPARSYAGRIRVALVHECIAGWHGSERVLAELASLWPEAPIYCTAYDPAVVAQSPLRGRDLRPSFVQRVLGAPGLLGRHRATLPLWPLAVEQHDLRGYDAVVSSHHAAAHGVLTRADQTHVSYTHSPARYAWDLYPEHVPPRRPAPLKRWTLSRFRRWDHAAAQRVDHFIANSRTVARRIAKAYRRGSTVIHPPVRPLHGGPPRPAGGREGYVVLGRLVPYKNTMAVVEAFRRSHRRLTVIGEGPELARLRAAADPSTRFITDASDDAAAALVGGCRALIFAAEEDFGLVPVEALAAGTPVVALRRGGATESLEEGRSGVFFEEATPGRVAAALDRFEREGVSLDPAGLVAAADRFAPERFRAAVRGFVEDARAEDLAHGPPAWEPRR, translated from the coding sequence CTGGGGAGCGGGTGGCGGGGGAGCTCAACGCGGAACGATACCCCGGCCCGCTCCTACGCTGGGCGGATCCGCGTCGCCCTGGTCCACGAGTGCATCGCCGGCTGGCACGGGTCCGAGCGGGTTCTGGCCGAGCTCGCGTCCCTGTGGCCCGAGGCGCCGATCTACTGCACGGCCTACGACCCGGCCGTGGTGGCCCAGAGCCCGCTGCGGGGGCGCGACCTGCGGCCGAGCTTCGTGCAGAGGGTGCTTGGAGCTCCCGGGCTCTTGGGCCGGCACCGGGCGACGCTGCCGCTGTGGCCGCTGGCGGTGGAGCAGCACGACCTGCGTGGCTACGACGCGGTCGTCAGCTCGCACCACGCGGCGGCCCACGGGGTGCTGACCCGGGCCGACCAGACGCACGTGAGCTACACCCACAGCCCCGCCCGGTACGCGTGGGACCTCTACCCCGAGCACGTGCCGCCACGCCGGCCCGCGCCGCTGAAACGCTGGACGCTGTCGCGCTTCCGACGCTGGGACCATGCGGCGGCGCAGCGTGTGGATCACTTCATCGCGAACTCGCGCACGGTGGCGCGGCGGATCGCGAAGGCCTATCGCCGCGGCTCGACCGTCATCCACCCGCCGGTGCGGCCGCTGCACGGCGGCCCGCCGCGGCCGGCCGGGGGGCGCGAGGGCTACGTGGTGCTCGGCCGGCTGGTGCCGTACAAGAACACGATGGCGGTGGTGGAGGCCTTCCGCCGCTCGCACCGCCGGCTGACGGTGATCGGCGAGGGCCCGGAGCTGGCCCGGCTCCGCGCCGCCGCCGACCCCTCCACCCGCTTCATCACCGACGCGAGCGACGACGCGGCGGCGGCGCTGGTCGGCGGGTGCCGGGCGTTGATCTTCGCGGCGGAGGAAGACTTCGGCCTCGTCCCCGTCGAGGCGCTCGCCGCCGGCACGCCGGTGGTCGCGCTGCGTCGCGGCGGCGCGACCGAGTCGCTGGAAGAGGGACGGAGCGGCGTGTTCTTCGAGGAGGCGACGCCGGGCCGCGTCGCGGCGGCGCTGGATCGCTTCGAACGCGAGGGCGTCTCGCTCGACCCGGCGGGGCTGGTCGCAGCCGCGGACCGCTTCGCTCCGGAGCGTTTCCGGGCCGCTGTCCGCGGATTCGTGGAGGACGCGCGGGCCGAAGACCTTGCGCACGGCCCGCCCGCTTGGGAGCCGCGGCGGTGA